ATGTTGTTTAGTGGTGACGATTATCGGTTCCTTAAAAGCAACAGCAATCTCTGATCCTGTTTTATTAAAGAACCCGAATCTGGGATTGGTAAAGAATTTAGGTAAGGAGCTATTTGGTCCTTACATGTTGCCTTTTGAACTGTCTTCTATCTTATTGTTAACCGCGATGGTAGGCGCAGTATTATTAACTAAAAAAGAAAAAGCGTAGTGGATAATTTAACTCAAGGATTACAGGGTGTGCCGCTTAACCATTATATCTGGTTAAGTGCTATTATTTTCACCATCGGTGTGATTGGTGTATTGACCCGCAGAAATGCCATCGTCATCTTTATGTCGGTAGAATTGATGCTGAATGCAGTGAATTTATTGCTAACCGCGTTTTCGGTACACAGCAATGATCCCTCGGGACAAGTATTTGTGTTTTTTATCATGGTACTTGCCGCCGCAGAAGTTGCAGTAGGACTAAGTATTATTGTGATGGTGTACAGAAATACACAATCTATAGATATAAATGTGTTGAATCGCCTTAAGTGGTAATTAATAAGAATAAAGTAATAACATGATAAATTTAGTTTGGCTGGTTCCCTTAATTCCTCTTTTAGGCTTTGTTATCAACGGCCTGGGAAGAAATACGCTTTCTAAAAACCTGATTGGTTTTATCGGAAGCAGCGTCATATTCATTTCCTTTGCCATCAGTGTAGGTATCTTCTTCGAATTGGGAGCAGATGCGAATAAGTCTCACGAGATCTTCCTGTTCGATTGGATCAGTGCTGGTAAGCTTAATATTCCACTTTCCTTCCTGGTAGATCCATTGAGCTCGATCATGCTGCTGATCATTACAGGAGTAGGTTTCCTGATTCATATTTACTCTATTGGTTACATGCACAACGATGAGGCTTTTGGTAAGTTTTTCAGCTACCTGAACCTGTTTATCTTTTTCATGTTATTGTTGGTATTGGGTTCCAACTATATCGTCATGTTTATCGGATGGGAGGGGGTAGGTCTTTGTTCTTACCTGCTGATCGGATTCTGGTATACCAATAGCAGTTATGCTTCTGCTGCGAAGAAAGCCTTTGTCATGAACCGTATTGGTGATTTAGGTTTCTTATTAGGCGTGTTCTTCATCTTCACTACTTTTGGTAGTGTGGAGTTCTCTAAAATATTCCCTCAGGCAGCAAATATGCTACCTGGAAATGGTACGATCGCTTTAATTGCTTTGTTATTATTCATCGGTGCCTGCGGTAAATCGGCGCAATTGCCTTTGTTTACCTGGTTGCCTGATGCGATGGCCGGACCGACTCCTGTTTCTGCATTGATCCACGCAGCAACGATGGTAACAGCTGGTATCTATATGATTGCAAGATCAAACATTTTGTTTGATTTGGCTCCGATGGTACAACACATTATTGCCATCGTAGGTCTGGCAACAGCTATTGTTGCCGCAATTATTGCCTTAACACAAACTGATATTAAAAAAGTTCTTGCTTACTCTACAGTTTCACAACTGGGGTATATGTTCCTTGGCTTAGGCGTTGGTGCTTATGACGGGGCTTTCTTCCACGTAATTACACATGCTTTCTTTAAAGCGTTATTATTCTTATGTGCAGGTTCTGTTATTCATGCTTTACACCATGAACAGGATATGAGACATATGGGTGGTTTGCGTAAGAAATTGCCGGTAACGTTCTTAACCATGCTGATTGGTACCATTGCCATCGCTGGTTTACCTCCATTCTCCGGATTTTTCTCAAAAGATGAGATTCTGGCTCATGTATATACACACGATAAGGTGATGTGGGCTATTGCAGTCTTCGGGGCCTTCTTAACCGCATTTTATATGTTCAGAATGTTGTTCCTTACTTTTTACGGAAAGTATCGTGGAACGCACCATGCTGAAGAGAAAATTCATGAATCACCAAAATCGATGACCATTCCTTTGATTGTCCTTGCGGTACTTTCTGCTATTGGCGGAATGATCGGTATCCCGGAAGCATTGGGTGGAAATCACTGGTTATCGCATTGGTTGGCTCCGGTCATCAAGCATACTGCGGAGGCCCCTGATCATGCTACGGAATATGCTTTAATGGCTGTTTCGGTAATCGGGGTGCTGGTTTCTATTGGTTTTGCTTATGTGAAGTATATTAAACAAAATCACATTCCGATTCCTGATGAAGGAAAACGGTCTGCACTGGCGAACTTATCTTATAACAAATTCTATTTTGATGAGATATATGATCTGTTAATCAGAAAACCTTTGGATGCACTTTCTACCTTCTTCTACAAAATTATTGACAATAAAATTGTGGATGGTATTGTTAACGGTTTAGGCTGGAGCACTTCGGAAGCCAGTAAAGGCTTGCGGTTGGTACAGTCCGGAAACGTTGGTTTTTATATCTTTATGATGGTGGTAGGAATCATCTCATTGTTATTGTATACTTATTTATCTCTATAAAAGATCGTTCAACAAAACATAATGGAACAACTTTTACTACTTCTTATATTTCTACCATTGGTTGGCGCCGTGGTTACTGCATTCACAGGAACTGCAGCAAAACATGTTGCTCTGGTTTCAGCAATCCTTTCTTTGGCATTGACTTTAATCACGGTATGTAATTTCACTCCGGATGCCAGTACGCAGTTTGCGGTGAATTATCCATGGATCCAGGATTTGGGAATCAATTTCCATGCAGGAATTGATGGCATCAGTATGATCACGGTTTTATTGACCAATGTACTGGTTCCGATCATCATCCTTTCTGCTTATCAGCATGAGTATAAAAAAGCCAGTGCATTCTTCGCATTGATTTTATTTATGCAGTTTGGCTTGTTACTGGTATTTACCGCAATGGATGCTTTCTTATTTTATATCGGATGGGAAGCTGCATTGATTCCGATTTATTTTATCTGTGCCATCTGGGGAGGTAAAGACAGGATTAAAGTAAACATGAAGTTCTTTGTTTATACGATAGCAGGATCTTTATTCATGCTGTTGGGTATCATCTATCTGTACTTGCAGAATCCTGCCAACAATTTTGACATTCAGGCTTTTTATAATTTGAACCTTGATGCTGTTCAGCAGAGCTGGATCTTCTGGGCGTTTTTCATTGCTTTTGCAATTAAGATGCCTGTTTTTCCGTTCCACACCTGGCAGCCGGATACTTATACACAGGCACCAACACCGGGAACGATGTTGCTATCTGGAATTATGCTGAAAATGGGTATTTATGGCGTCATCAGATGGCTGTTGCCTGTTGCTCCGGAAGGCGTTCAGCAGTGGGGAAATGTAGCGATGGTGTTATCGCTGATCGGAGTAGTTTATGCTTCTTTGATTGCTTTTACCCAAAAAGATGCTAAAAGATTGGTTGCTTACTCCTCAATTGCTCACGTTGGCTTGATCTCAGCGGGTATTTTTGCTTTAAATACGCAGGGTATGCAGGGTGCTATGGTGCAGATGCTGAGCCACGGTATCAATGTGGTTGGTTTATTCTTCGTGCTGGATATCATTGCCAGCCGGATGAAAACAAATAAAATTGCGGAGCTTGGCGGAATAGCTAAACAGGCACCACAACTGGCAATTGTATTTCTGATCATTGTATTGGGAACAGTAGCGCTTCCGGGAACCAATGGCTTTATCGGAGAGTTTCTATTGTTGATCGGAGTATATCAGTACAAAGTATGGGCAGGTGTTTTCGCCGGATTGTCGATCATCTTTGGAGCAGTTTATATGTTCAGAATGTATCAGAACATAATGCTTGGAAAAACCAACGACCTTACCATAGGCTTTACAGATATTAAAGGATCTGAGAAAGTGGTATTGTATGTCATCTGTGCCTTGATCATCGTTTTGGGAGTATATCCTAAACCAATTCTGCATTTGTCAGAAGCCTCGGTACAACAATTAATAGAACAGGTAACACAAAAATTAACATCGGTAAACTAAGCAAATGAATATCATCATAACAATTACTGTTACAGCTTTAGTGGTGCTTTATGCAGGTTTGTTTAAAGCTAAAAAAGCGTTATTACCCCTTACCTTAATTGGTTTGCTTACTTCACTGGCTTTTGTTGCGACCTCATGGAACACCAACCAGACCTATTATGGAATGATGCAAATGGACAATTTTGCATTGGCTTTTGCCGGAATCACCATTCTGGGAACACTTTTTATCTTCTTGCTGACACAAAACTATTTTGCTGAACATAGCGAGAACATAGCCGAATACTTTACCCTGATCCTCTTTGCGCTTGCAGGGATCGTGATCATGGTTTCTTATAAAAATATGTCGATGTTGTTCATCGGTGTGGAAATCATGTCTGTGGCACTTTATATTCTGGCGGGAATCCGGAAGAACAATTTTGCTTCCAATGAGGCTTCCCTGAAGTATTTCCTGATGGGTGCCTTCTCTACAGGTTTCTTATTGTTTGGTATTACCCTAATTTACGGCGCTACGGGATCTTTTGACCTGGAGGCGATCAATCAGTACCTGGTGGGTAATTATAAGAGCATCTCGCCCTTATTTTATCCTGGTGTGATTTTATTGATGGTGGGTCTGTGTTTTAAGATTGGGGCTGCACCTTTCCACTTCTGGACACCTGATGTATACGAAGGAGCACCAACATTGATCACCGCTTTTATGTCTACAGTAGTAAAGACTGCTGGTTTCGCTGCTTTCCTTCGTTTGTTTGCCGATACCTTTGCACCTTTACATGATTTCTGGTTACCTCCATTGATGGTGATCGTATGCCTGACTTTATTCATTGGTAACATCACGGCGCTATTTCAAAAGAATTTCAAAAGAATGCTGGCTTATTCCAGTATTTCCCATGCAGGTTACCTGTTGTTCTCTTTAATTGCATTGACTGCAAGTTCAGCGAATAATGTATTGGTTTATGCCGCTGCTTATACTTTTGCAAGTATCATTGCTTTCGGGGTATTGATTCTGGTAAAACAGAAGACAGGTAACGACAGTTTTGACAGTTTCAATGGCTTGGGAAAACGCAATCCTTTTGCCGCATTCGTGCTTACTGTAGCGATGTTGTCTTTAGCTGGTATTCCCCTTACAGCAGGATTCATTGGTAAATACCTGATGTTCCTGAATGTAATGCATGATTACCAGTTTTATCTGGTTGCTTTTGCCATCTTAAATGCATTGGTAGGATTTTACTATTATTTTAAGGTGATCGTGGCGATGTATTTCAAAGAAGGAACTGACATTGAACTGGAAACTCCTGTACAATATAAAGTGGTATTGGCCTTATCGCTGATCATCACCGTTTTCCTTGGTGTATATCCTTCAGTAATTTTAAATCTGATATAATCATTTCTGTAGATAATTATATGTAGTTTTACGAATAATTGAACTATGCACGATTTCTGGAACTCATTACAGCACTTCATTGATCCCGAAAAACTACTTAAAGAAGGTGGTTTCTATGTTGTAATGTTCGTCATCTTTGCGGAGACGGGTTTGTTCTTTGGGTTCTTTTTACCTGGAGACTATTTACTGTTCCTTGCAGGCATGTTCGTCGCTACGGGCAAATTAGACGTAAACCTATATGTACTGATTGTAGGGCTGATCATTGCCGCAGTATCCGGGAATTTTACGGGTTATTGGTTTGGCCGAAAGACGGGCCCTGTACTGTACCATCGAAAGGACTCTTTCTTCTTTAAAAAACGCTATTTAAAGGCTGCCGAGGATTATTATAATAAACAGGGAGCCTTTGCACTTATAATGGGGCGCTTTGTTCCGATTGTAAGAACTTTTGCCCCGATTTTTGCGGGTGTAGTAAAATTAGATTTTAAAAGATTTGCATTATATAACTTTGCAGGTGCAATTATTTGGATTGCTTCCTTAACTTTGCTAGGTTATTTTCTTGGCAAGAGATTTGAAAAAGAAATTAACGACTATTTATTATACATAATTATAGGCTTCATTGTAATTACTACCATACCACTTGTTTATACATTCGTAAAAAAGAAGGTTGTGAAGGACGACAATGACCATATATCAAACACTGAACAATAAAAATGATTAAAGACGAGCATCATCCGTGGCACTGTGTTTCTCCGGGTGCAAACCTACCAGAATCCGTAAATGCAATTATTGAAATTCCTAAAGGATCTAAAGCTAAATACGAAATTGATAAAGATTCCCACCTGATTAAATTAGATAGGGTACTTTTCTCTTCTGTGATGTATCCGGCAAATTATGGCTTTATTCCACAAACTTATTGTGACGATAATGACCCTTTAGATATCCTTGTACTATGCTCTGTAGACGTTTATCCAATGTCTATCGTTGAGGCTAAAGTTATCGGGGTAATGCATATGGTGGATAATGGAGAGCAGGATGACAAAATTATCGCTGTTGCAAAAAACGACATGTCTGTTAACTATATCAATGATTTAGCAGAATTGCCTCCTCATACGATGAAAGAAATTGTGAAATTCTTTCAGGACTATAAGGCATTAGAAGAAAAACAAGTAACTATTGAACATCTTTTGGGCGTTCGGTATGCACATAAAGTAATACAGGAAAGTATCATACTTTATGACCAAAAGTTTAGAAATAACAATTCTTAATGGAAGGTTTTAAGATATTTTTAACATTCTTCTTAGTAGCACTGAACGGCTTTTTCGTTGCAGCAGAGTTTGCAATTGTAAAAGTCAGGGCCTCTCAAATTGAAATTAAAGCAAAGTCAGGAAGCCGGGTAGCGAACATTGCAAAATACATTACCCAGCATCTGGATGGTTACCTGGCTGCAACGCAGCTGGGTATTACACTTGCTTCCCTTGGATTAGGTTGGGTGGGTGAATCTGTAATGCACAGTCTGATCCACGATTTCCTGGTAAAATTCAATTTTTCTGAAGTATACATCACTTCGATCTCCACTGCCATAGCCTTTTTATTGATTACTGTAATGCACATTGTATTTGGTGAGCTGGCTCCTAAATCGGTGGCGATACAAAGGCCGGTTGCTACAACATTGTTTATTGCGATACCATTGCAGGCATTCTACCTGATCTTCAGGCCATTTATATGGGTGCTGAATGGCTTTGCGAACGTGATTCTTAAATTATTTGGAATTTCTAATGTGGGTGGACATGAATCTGTTCACAGTACGGAAGAACTTCATTATTTATTGGATCAGGGTAAGGAAAGTGGTGCGTTAGATACCAATGAGCATGAATTGATTAAAAATGTCTTTGACTTTAATGAAAGGGTTGTAAAGAACATTATGGTTCCCAGAACCAAAATATCAGGAATAGAGCTACAGACAGCACCTGCTGATGTGATTGACAAGATTATTGGTGAAGGTTATTCCAGATTACCGGTCTATGATGAGATCATTGACAAGATCATCGGAATTATACATGCTAAAGACATTTTGCCTTTGCTGGCAGGTCAGAAAGACTGGGCGTTAAAAGACATCATCAGAAAGCCTTATTTCGTTCCGGAGACTAAAAAAATTAATGACCTGCTGAGTGAGCTTCAGCAGAAACGTATCCAGATTGCGATTGTGATCGATGAATTTGGTGGAACCGCAGGTATGGTTACACTGGAGGATATCGTAGAAGAGATTGTTGGAGAAATCCAGGATGAGTACGATGAGGAAAAACCGACAGTAGAAAAAATCTCTGAGACGGAATTCATCATCAATGCTTATGCGACTGTTTACGATGTGAATGAACACCTGCCTCATGATCTTCCTGAAGATGAGGATTTCGATACCGTTGGTGGCCTGGTTTCTCATGCTTTTGGTAAAATACCTGAAGTAGGGGATAGCGAAGAGTGCTATGGGTATCTATTTACCATCTTAAAGAAAACTGAGCAAAATATTGAGACCATAAAGCTTGAACTGGTAATTGCTAAAAGCGATATGGTGGACAACCACTAATCCCTTGAGCAATGCATGTTTTTTATACCCCCGATATTGATTCCACTGAGTATAGCTTAAATGAAGAAGAAAGTAAGCATTGCCTGAAAGTTCTGAGATTAGGACGCGGCGATGTGGTCAATCTGATTGATGGAAAAGGAGGCTTTTATGAGGCGGAGATTATCGCTGAGGCGAAGAAAAATGTTCAGCTTCGGGTAACCAGCTCAATTCTGGAATACCAAAAAAGAAACCACCATCTTCATATTGTTGTTGCGCCGACAAAGAACATCGACCGCCTGGAATGGTTTCTGGAAAAGGCTACGGAAATAGGAATTGATGAAATCACGCCGGTGATCTGTGAACGGTCTGAACGGAAAATCATTAAAGAAGACCGTTTAAATAAAGTGATTACCTCTGCGGTAAAACAATCTTTACAGGCTTACCACCCTTTATTAAACCCACAAATTTCCCTGACCGATTTTTTAAAGATGGAGCATGATTCCATTAAAATGATCGCTCATTGTATCGATGGAGAGCCACGTCGGTATATCAGTGAAGTAATTGAATCGCATCAACGCTACCTGATACTAATAGGACCTGAAGGTGATTTTAGTCCCAAAGAAATAGAACTTGCTTTGCAAAGCGGCTTTAAACCCCTAACTTTAGGTAATACACGTCTGAGAACAGAAACTGCTGCATTAGCTGCCTGTTTTGAGGTGAATTATTTAAACCGATGAGAATTAAACTTTGCTTAATTGCCGGATTAATGATCCTGTTGAGTGGTTTCAGGCCGCCCACCTATAAGATGGCAAAATTAAAATATAATGGGGGAGGCGACTGGTATGCCAATAGAACGGCACTTCCAAATCTGATTGATTTTTGTAATAAAAACCTGAATACGAATTTTGCCGCTCAGGATGCCATTGTGGAAGTTGGGAGTGCGGAGTTGTTTAACTACCCTTTCACCTATCTTACAGGACATGGTAATGTTGCTTTCAGTGCCAATGAGGCGCAGAATTTAAGAAAATATCTGATCGGGGGAGGTTTTCTTCATATCGATGATAACTATGGCCTGGATAAGTTTATCCGTAAGGAAATGAAAAAGGTTTTTCCTGAACTTTCTTTTGTTAGTCTTCCTGCAAATCACCCGGTTTATCACCAGAAATTTAAATTCCCGAGCGGACTTCCAAAAATTCATGAGCATGACGGTAAAGTCCCACAGGGACTGGCGCTGATCTGGGAAGGAAGGGTGGTCTGTTATTACACCTTTGAGTGCGATCTGGGGAACGGATGGGAAGACTTTGGGACTTATCCCGAGGATACACAAGATAAGCGTCTGAGCGCCTTAAAAATGGGCGCAAATTTAGTTCAATATGCATTAACACAATAAGGATGAAGGTCAACGTAAACGAGCAGTACAATTTTGAGGTTGAATTAGCAGAGAAAGCCATAAAAGTAAACGGAGAGGAGCTGCAGATAGATTCGAAAGATTTGTCGGCAAGCCAAAAACATATCCTCTACCAGAATAAATCCTATAATGTAGAGTTGGTGGAGCGGGATGATGAGGGAAAGACCATGGTCGTCAAGGTAAATGGTCGTCTTTATCAGGTCGGAATCGAAGATCAATATGATGATTTACTCAAAAAACTGGGTATGGACAGCTCTTCTGCCAACAAGGTGCTGGAAATTAAGGCACCTATGCCGGGACTGGTACTGAACATCATTGTGGAAGAAGGTCAGGAAGTAAATAAGGGCGATAGTTTATTGGTACTGGAAGCAATGAAGATGGAAAACATCATTAAATCCCCAACGGGAGGGCTGGTGAAAAAGATTCTGGTCCTTAGAGGAGATAAAGTAGAAAAGAATGAAATCTTACTGCAGTTTGCATAAAAAAAGGAGCAATTGCTCCTTTTTTTATGCTTAGTATTTTTTGATTTTACTTTCCGGCGCGGAATGCTTTTGCAGCCTTAGGTTTAAATTGTGGTTTTCCCGTAGACCTGATCTCGGAAGCGCCTAACATGGTCATTGCACAACGGAAGCCGATGTCTGCAGTAGACTCATCCTGTGCAAGGAACCTTCTGGTAGCCGGGTTCAGCCATAATGCCTGATCTTCCCATGATCCTCCCTTATAAACTCTCGATTTATCTGTTACCAGTGTAATTTCACCATACAATTCATTTGCTTTATCTCTATAACCTCTTTGATCGGCATAAGTATTTACCGTTGGAGGAGGGGTAGCAGCCTGTTTTTCGGCCCAGGTTTGTTTCTTATAAGAAATGGCATCTGTTAAGACCGGCTTGTTGTATTTATCTTTTTCAATTTTTCCGCTAACCGGATCTGCTATTTTTTTGTCTTTATAGTAGTTTCCTCTATAAGGGTTAAAGGCATCTGCCGCTTCAAATGTTTTAGAACGGTAAACATCTGCCACCCATTCATTCACATTTCCAGCCATATTGTACAAGCCGAAATCGTTTGGCATATAAGACCTTACCGCAACGGTGAGTCCGCCTTTATCATTCAGGGATCCACCTACACCCATATAATCTCCTTTGGTCCTTTTAAAGTTGGCAAGGATCAGTCCTCTGGTACTTCTTTTTGCAGAGCTCAGGCCTAAACCATTCCATGGATAGATTTTATTGGCATTAATATTCTCGTATTGTGTGTTTCCGATCAGACCCAGCGCTGCATATTCCCATTCCGCTTCTGTTGGCAGACGGTACGGTTGTTTGATGATCCCATCTTCCAGCCTCACATTTCTTGTTGCGGCATTTTTACCTGTTGCAGCACCGTTAGCGTTAGAAGGATTGAGGTCTTTCATCGCTTTCTTACCCTTATCATCGTATTGTCCATTCAGGTATATATCGGTGTTAAATGGTTCTGTTGGTCTGGCAGTTGTTGTACCTGCTGTTTTTGACCCGCCATTGATGTCTTTAAAGCTGGTCATATAACCTTTTTCGCGAAGTAACAGCTCATTTACGCGGTCTGTTCTCCATTCACAATATCGCTCTGCCTGTTCCCAGGTTACTCCGACAACCGGATAGTCCTGATAGGCAGGGTGCCTTAAATAATTATCTACATAAGGTTCATTGTAGGATAGAGGCCTGCGCCAAACCAAGGTATCGGGAAGTTCATTATAGTAATACTCATGATCCGTTGGATAGCTGGTGCGTATCCAGTTCAGGTATTCCAGCCAGTTGGTATTGGAAACTTCTGTTTCATCCATATAAAATGAAGAAACTGTGGTTTCTCTTTTATGATTATAATTGCTGAGTTCCTCTCCGGGTACATTGATTGCACTTCCG
This region of Pedobacter steynii genomic DNA includes:
- a CDS encoding hemolysin family protein, giving the protein MEGFKIFLTFFLVALNGFFVAAEFAIVKVRASQIEIKAKSGSRVANIAKYITQHLDGYLAATQLGITLASLGLGWVGESVMHSLIHDFLVKFNFSEVYITSISTAIAFLLITVMHIVFGELAPKSVAIQRPVATTLFIAIPLQAFYLIFRPFIWVLNGFANVILKLFGISNVGGHESVHSTEELHYLLDQGKESGALDTNEHELIKNVFDFNERVVKNIMVPRTKISGIELQTAPADVIDKIIGEGYSRLPVYDEIIDKIIGIIHAKDILPLLAGQKDWALKDIIRKPYFVPETKKINDLLSELQQKRIQIAIVIDEFGGTAGMVTLEDIVEEIVGEIQDEYDEEKPTVEKISETEFIINAYATVYDVNEHLPHDLPEDEDFDTVGGLVSHAFGKIPEVGDSEECYGYLFTILKKTEQNIETIKLELVIAKSDMVDNH
- a CDS encoding 16S rRNA (uracil(1498)-N(3))-methyltransferase, with translation MHVFYTPDIDSTEYSLNEEESKHCLKVLRLGRGDVVNLIDGKGGFYEAEIIAEAKKNVQLRVTSSILEYQKRNHHLHIVVAPTKNIDRLEWFLEKATEIGIDEITPVICERSERKIIKEDRLNKVITSAVKQSLQAYHPLLNPQISLTDFLKMEHDSIKMIAHCIDGEPRRYISEVIESHQRYLILIGPEGDFSPKEIELALQSGFKPLTLGNTRLRTETAALAACFEVNYLNR
- the nuoL gene encoding NADH-quinone oxidoreductase subunit L, which codes for MINLVWLVPLIPLLGFVINGLGRNTLSKNLIGFIGSSVIFISFAISVGIFFELGADANKSHEIFLFDWISAGKLNIPLSFLVDPLSSIMLLIITGVGFLIHIYSIGYMHNDEAFGKFFSYLNLFIFFMLLLVLGSNYIVMFIGWEGVGLCSYLLIGFWYTNSSYASAAKKAFVMNRIGDLGFLLGVFFIFTTFGSVEFSKIFPQAANMLPGNGTIALIALLLFIGACGKSAQLPLFTWLPDAMAGPTPVSALIHAATMVTAGIYMIARSNILFDLAPMVQHIIAIVGLATAIVAAIIALTQTDIKKVLAYSTVSQLGYMFLGLGVGAYDGAFFHVITHAFFKALLFLCAGSVIHALHHEQDMRHMGGLRKKLPVTFLTMLIGTIAIAGLPPFSGFFSKDEILAHVYTHDKVMWAIAVFGAFLTAFYMFRMLFLTFYGKYRGTHHAEEKIHESPKSMTIPLIVLAVLSAIGGMIGIPEALGGNHWLSHWLAPVIKHTAEAPDHATEYALMAVSVIGVLVSIGFAYVKYIKQNHIPIPDEGKRSALANLSYNKFYFDEIYDLLIRKPLDALSTFFYKIIDNKIVDGIVNGLGWSTSEASKGLRLVQSGNVGFYIFMMVVGIISLLLYTYLSL
- a CDS encoding complex I subunit 4 family protein → MEQLLLLLIFLPLVGAVVTAFTGTAAKHVALVSAILSLALTLITVCNFTPDASTQFAVNYPWIQDLGINFHAGIDGISMITVLLTNVLVPIIILSAYQHEYKKASAFFALILFMQFGLLLVFTAMDAFLFYIGWEAALIPIYFICAIWGGKDRIKVNMKFFVYTIAGSLFMLLGIIYLYLQNPANNFDIQAFYNLNLDAVQQSWIFWAFFIAFAIKMPVFPFHTWQPDTYTQAPTPGTMLLSGIMLKMGIYGVIRWLLPVAPEGVQQWGNVAMVLSLIGVVYASLIAFTQKDAKRLVAYSSIAHVGLISAGIFALNTQGMQGAMVQMLSHGINVVGLFFVLDIIASRMKTNKIAELGGIAKQAPQLAIVFLIIVLGTVALPGTNGFIGEFLLLIGVYQYKVWAGVFAGLSIIFGAVYMFRMYQNIMLGKTNDLTIGFTDIKGSEKVVLYVICALIIVLGVYPKPILHLSEASVQQLIEQVTQKLTSVN
- a CDS encoding SUMF1/EgtB/PvdO family nonheme iron enzyme codes for the protein MKKSYLYSIASIAIIASLTSCKSKSGTSEKTGMAYNKQEFGGFEVNKKFKRGPGPGLVEIEGGVFVMSGSAINVPGEELSNYNHKRETTVSSFYMDETEVSNTNWLEYLNWIRTSYPTDHEYYYNELPDTLVWRRPLSYNEPYVDNYLRHPAYQDYPVVGVTWEQAERYCEWRTDRVNELLLREKGYMTSFKDINGGSKTAGTTTARPTEPFNTDIYLNGQYDDKGKKAMKDLNPSNANGAATGKNAATRNVRLEDGIIKQPYRLPTEAEWEYAALGLIGNTQYENINANKIYPWNGLGLSSAKRSTRGLILANFKRTKGDYMGVGGSLNDKGGLTVAVRSYMPNDFGLYNMAGNVNEWVADVYRSKTFEAADAFNPYRGNYYKDKKIADPVSGKIEKDKYNKPVLTDAISYKKQTWAEKQAATPPPTVNTYADQRGYRDKANELYGEITLVTDKSRVYKGGSWEDQALWLNPATRRFLAQDESTADIGFRCAMTMLGASEIRSTGKPQFKPKAAKAFRAGK
- a CDS encoding biotin/lipoyl-containing protein, with translation MKVNVNEQYNFEVELAEKAIKVNGEELQIDSKDLSASQKHILYQNKSYNVELVERDDEGKTMVVKVNGRLYQVGIEDQYDDLLKKLGMDSSSANKVLEIKAPMPGLVLNIIVEEGQEVNKGDSLLVLEAMKMENIIKSPTGGLVKKILVLRGDKVEKNEILLQFA
- a CDS encoding DUF4159 domain-containing protein, with amino-acid sequence MRIKLCLIAGLMILLSGFRPPTYKMAKLKYNGGGDWYANRTALPNLIDFCNKNLNTNFAAQDAIVEVGSAELFNYPFTYLTGHGNVAFSANEAQNLRKYLIGGGFLHIDDNYGLDKFIRKEMKKVFPELSFVSLPANHPVYHQKFKFPSGLPKIHEHDGKVPQGLALIWEGRVVCYYTFECDLGNGWEDFGTYPEDTQDKRLSALKMGANLVQYALTQ
- a CDS encoding NADH-quinone oxidoreductase subunit N — its product is MNIIITITVTALVVLYAGLFKAKKALLPLTLIGLLTSLAFVATSWNTNQTYYGMMQMDNFALAFAGITILGTLFIFLLTQNYFAEHSENIAEYFTLILFALAGIVIMVSYKNMSMLFIGVEIMSVALYILAGIRKNNFASNEASLKYFLMGAFSTGFLLFGITLIYGATGSFDLEAINQYLVGNYKSISPLFYPGVILLMVGLCFKIGAAPFHFWTPDVYEGAPTLITAFMSTVVKTAGFAAFLRLFADTFAPLHDFWLPPLMVIVCLTLFIGNITALFQKNFKRMLAYSSISHAGYLLFSLIALTASSANNVLVYAAAYTFASIIAFGVLILVKQKTGNDSFDSFNGLGKRNPFAAFVLTVAMLSLAGIPLTAGFIGKYLMFLNVMHDYQFYLVAFAILNALVGFYYYFKVIVAMYFKEGTDIELETPVQYKVVLALSLIITVFLGVYPSVILNLI
- a CDS encoding inorganic diphosphatase, which gives rise to MIKDEHHPWHCVSPGANLPESVNAIIEIPKGSKAKYEIDKDSHLIKLDRVLFSSVMYPANYGFIPQTYCDDNDPLDILVLCSVDVYPMSIVEAKVIGVMHMVDNGEQDDKIIAVAKNDMSVNYINDLAELPPHTMKEIVKFFQDYKALEEKQVTIEHLLGVRYAHKVIQESIILYDQKFRNNNS
- the nuoK gene encoding NADH-quinone oxidoreductase subunit NuoK, with the translated sequence MDNLTQGLQGVPLNHYIWLSAIIFTIGVIGVLTRRNAIVIFMSVELMLNAVNLLLTAFSVHSNDPSGQVFVFFIMVLAAAEVAVGLSIIVMVYRNTQSIDINVLNRLKW
- a CDS encoding DedA family protein, with the protein product MHDFWNSLQHFIDPEKLLKEGGFYVVMFVIFAETGLFFGFFLPGDYLLFLAGMFVATGKLDVNLYVLIVGLIIAAVSGNFTGYWFGRKTGPVLYHRKDSFFFKKRYLKAAEDYYNKQGAFALIMGRFVPIVRTFAPIFAGVVKLDFKRFALYNFAGAIIWIASLTLLGYFLGKRFEKEINDYLLYIIIGFIVITTIPLVYTFVKKKVVKDDNDHISNTEQ